A single region of the Nicotiana sylvestris chromosome 6, ASM39365v2, whole genome shotgun sequence genome encodes:
- the LOC138871061 gene encoding uncharacterized protein — translation MTEYEACILGLRLAVDMGVQEVLVLGDSNLSVEFRHIPRIRNEVADALATLVSMLHHSNKAYVDPLHIEVRDQHAYCNVVEEELDGEPWFHDIRQYIKMRVYPVQATSDQKRTFQHLASGFFLSGGILYKRTLDLGLLRCIDAKQATTIMTEVHSGRRQMGTGLFWWPSTMMFKSVTQKAVVDFVHSNFICRFGINFIITDNGSNLNSHLMKEVCQQFNITHRNSTPYRPKENGVVEVANKNIKKILRKMVQGSRQWNEKLSFALLGYRTTVRTSVGATPYLLVNGTGAVILAEVEIPSLRIVAEAKIDDDEWVKTRLEQLSLFEEKRMTAVWHGQLYKKRMTRAYNKKVCPQKFEVGQQVLKRILPHQAEDKGKFTPNWQEKGGVTTADSDAQLASQNTSIHNLEVQLGQISQALKAHPKGVLPNDMVVNPEGGNNTRHVMAVTTRSEKGGDATTSNQRRIVDENVVIQEDEIPSNVVQANEEVRIDIDENVEETQEEVNSFREHMIDILEPVVPKAKAPMPRPPPPYP, via the exons atgactgagtatgagGCGTGCATTCTAGGTTTAaggttagctgtagatatgggagtccaagaagtcttggtcttgggagattcgAACTT atcagtagagttcaggcatattcctagGATCcgtaatgaggttgctgatgctttggctaccttggttTCAATGTTACACCATTcgaataaggcttatgttgaccctctgcatattgaagttcgtgatcaacatgcttactgtaatgtggttgaggaggaacttgatggtgaaccgtggttccatgatatccggCAATACATCAAGATGAGGgtgtatccggtacaggccacaagtgatcaaaagagaacattTCAACatttggctagtggatttttcttgagcggAGGAATTTTGTACAAGAGAACTCTAGATCTTGGACTactgaggtgcatagatgctaaacaagccacgactatcatgaccgaagtgcattctgga cggcgtcaaatgggcacaggtttattctggtggccatcgactatgatgttcaaatctgtgacccagaaggctgtggtcgattttgttcattcaaacttCATTTGTCGGTTTGGAATAAACTtcatcatcacggacaatggttcTAATCTTAACagccatttgatgaaagaagtgtgCCAACAGTTCAATATTACACATCgaaattccaccccgtatcgcccCAAGGAAAATGGAGTTGTTGAGGtggctaacaagaacataaagaagatacttcggaagatggtgcaaggttctaggcaatggaaTGAAAAGCTGTCATTTGCTCTGCTGGGTTACCgtactactgttcgcacttcagtaggtgcaactccttacttGCTGGTAAATGGTACTGGAGCAGTTATACtcgcggaggtcgaaattccatcccttcgaattgttgctgaagctaaaattgatgatgatgaatgggtcaaaacccggttGGAGCAGTTAAGTCTTTTTGAAGAGAAAAGAATGACGGCAGTGTGGCATGGTCAATTGTATAAgaagagaatgacaagagcatacaacaagaaggtgtgtccccagaaatttgaagtgggtcagcaagtattgaaacgcatccttccgcaTCAGGCGGAAGATAAAGGCAAGTTTaccccaaattggcaag aaaaaggaggtgtgacaactgccGACTCTGATGCTCAACTAGCCTCTCAAAACACTTCTATTCACaatttggaagttcaattaggccaaatctcacaagctTTGAAAGCTCATCCTAAGGGGGTACTACCTAATGATATGGTAGTGAACCCAGAGGGTGGGAATAATACGAGACATGTTATGGCCGTGACTACAAGAAGTGAAAAAGGTGGAGATGCAaccacctcaaatcaaagaagAATTGTGGATGAAAATGTTGTGATTCAAGAAGATGAAATTCCAAGCAATGTGGTTCAAGCTAATGaggaagtgagaattgatattgatgAAAATGTGGAGGAGACGCAAGAAGAAGTGAACTCATTTAGGGAACATATGATAGACATACTGGAACCGGtagtgccaaaggctaaggcaccaatgccaaggcctcctcctccatacccTTAA